Proteins encoded within one genomic window of Thermofilaceae archaeon:
- a CDS encoding 4Fe-4S binding protein — translation MPVGKILRDGVRFLLRRPVTVRYPFKRENTSVLEGFRGALRYDPGLCVGCMLCVKLCPSGAITTADRKVSIDPSRCILCGQCVEVCPRKALWMTHEFEHVTRK, via the coding sequence ATGCCTGTGGGGAAGATCCTGCGGGACGGCGTGCGCTTCCTACTGAGGAGGCCTGTCACGGTGCGGTACCCCTTTAAGCGGGAGAACACCAGTGTTCTCGAGGGTTTCAGGGGTGCGCTGAGGTACGACCCTGGGCTCTGCGTGGGCTGCATGCTCTGCGTAAAGCTGTGCCCCAGTGGGGCGATAACCACGGCCGACAGGAAGGTCTCGATCGATCCCTCGAGGTGCATACTCTGCGGCCAGTGCGTTGAAGTTTGTCCGAGGAAGGCTCTCTGGATGACGCACGAGTTCGAGCATGTAACTCGCAAGTAG
- a CDS encoding complex I subunit 1 family protein: MLPVILLALAAAVAAASLVFDGIDRKIRARLQARVGPPLLQPFYDIIKLLRKSWIAPRSSAKGLFTALPPLALAFSTLAGAVTLAAAAGLLELPGDVVIVYSLLTASSLSLLLGGASSGNPYASISLSRGVSTLFAFKLPLLVAVLAASMRGGAWFSIARALEVQRVKGPTLLTISGATALLAILAGMPAEGEVTPFDVTTAETEIVSGFMVEYSGPLLAFAKLSKSVSRFTTALLASILTLCFPLGNPWAEVAVCFLGALLIMFLSITLTATFVARVRVDQLARFFWRIPLLLSLISLAAGLSGW; this comes from the coding sequence GTGCTCCCCGTGATCCTCCTGGCGCTGGCCGCGGCAGTCGCTGCAGCGAGCCTGGTGTTCGACGGCATAGACAGGAAGATCCGCGCCAGGCTCCAAGCTAGGGTGGGGCCGCCCCTGCTACAGCCCTTCTACGACATCATCAAGCTGCTGAGAAAGTCGTGGATCGCCCCGAGAAGTTCGGCCAAGGGGCTGTTCACCGCCCTCCCCCCGCTGGCACTGGCCTTCTCCACGCTCGCCGGTGCGGTGACACTCGCAGCTGCGGCTGGTCTACTCGAGCTACCCGGCGACGTCGTCATCGTCTACTCCCTGCTGACGGCGTCTTCCCTATCCCTTCTGCTAGGTGGGGCCTCGTCAGGCAACCCGTATGCTTCGATCAGCCTCTCCAGGGGGGTTTCAACGCTCTTCGCGTTCAAGCTGCCCTTGCTCGTTGCCGTCCTTGCAGCCTCCATGAGGGGGGGCGCTTGGTTCTCAATAGCTAGGGCGCTGGAGGTGCAAAGAGTCAAGGGGCCTACCTTGCTTACGATCAGCGGGGCAACGGCGCTGCTCGCGATCCTCGCCGGCATGCCAGCTGAGGGGGAGGTGACGCCCTTTGACGTCACTACGGCGGAGACCGAGATCGTCTCAGGCTTCATGGTGGAGTACAGCGGACCCCTTCTGGCCTTCGCCAAGCTGTCGAAGAGCGTGTCCCGCTTCACGACAGCGCTCCTAGCGTCAATCCTCACGCTGTGCTTTCCCCTAGGCAACCCGTGGGCGGAGGTGGCAGTGTGCTTTTTAGGTGCGCTCCTGATAATGTTCCTTTCGATCACCCTTACGGCAACCTTCGTGGCCCGAGTCCGGGTGGATCAGCTTGCGCGGTTTTTCTGGAGGATCCCGCTACTTCTGTCTCTGATCAGTCTGGCAGCTGGCCTGAGCGGGTGGTAA